TCCAATCGGGTAGTAACAGCTTGAATCGGAACAGTTAGCACATCTTTTTCAATTTGGGTTCTGATATCAACCGTGGCCGACATTCCGGGACGAAACGGAGACAAATTGGGCTGATCTTTTTTGAGTAAATCCGAATAAGATTCTTGCAAAATACGCACTTTTACTTCAAAGTTAGTTACCTGATCAACCGCCAATCCGGACGAAGAATTAGCCGAATTAGCAATGCTGGTAACAATTCCTTTAAATTTCCGTCCCAGGTAGGCATCCACTTCCACTTCGGCCGTATCATTCATATGTACACGAACGATATCGCTTTCGTTAACATCCACCTTAACTTCCATTTCATTGAGGTTAGCAATTCGCATAATTTCAGTACCTGCCATTTGAGAAGTTCCCACTACCCTCTCCCCTTCTTCGATATTTAATTTAGAAACAGTTCCATCAACTGGAGAATAGATGGTTGTTTTGGCCAGGTTTTCCCGGGCTTCTTTTAAGGCTGCCTGAGCGCCTTTAATATTAAAATTGGCTCCATCTACACTTTGCTGGGTAGCAACAATTTCCGCTTTTGCCACTTCGTATTGAGCTTTTGATGCTTCAAATTCTTGCTGCGAAATAACCTTTTCATTAAACAACTTTTCATTGCGTTTAAAAATGGCCTCCGTATTAGCGAACTGACTTTGAGCTTGGGTTAAACGGGACTGGCTGTTTGAATAAGTAGCTTTTGAAGTATTTACAGATGCTTCCAGGCGTTCAACTGCTGATATATATAAATCAGGTTTTACCTTTAAAA
This genomic window from Bacteroidia bacterium contains:
- a CDS encoding efflux RND transporter periplasmic adaptor subunit; the protein is MKQRNIIIGLLVLVVVLVGAGMFAKKKGWIGEEEGIKVAVEKAQKRTIVETVSASGKVQPETEVKISADVSGEVVELLVKEGDKVKKGQLLLKVKPDLYISAVERLEASVNTSKATYSNSQSRLTQAQSQFANTEAIFKRNEKLFNEKVISQQEFEASKAQYEVAKAEIVATQQSVDGANFNIKGAQAALKEARENLAKTTIYSPVDGTVSKLNIEEGERVVGTSQMAGTEIMRIANLNEMEVKVDVNESDIVRVHMNDTAEVEVDAYLGRKFKGIVTSIANSANSSSGLAVDQVTNFEVKVRILQESYSDLLKKDQPNLSPFRPGMSATVDIRTQIEKDVLTVPIQAVTTRLDSTALDPEEKTMTENEERGQEVDASGAKASKEVEEEIEEVVFLYKDGKSIKTAVKTGIQDNEYIQIISGLEPGAEVIFAPYNAVSKRLKEGSKVVRTELKDLYTKEKP